Proteins encoded in a region of the Quercus lobata isolate SW786 chromosome 8, ValleyOak3.0 Primary Assembly, whole genome shotgun sequence genome:
- the LOC115956704 gene encoding F-box/kelch-repeat protein At3g06240-like, which translates to MKFNYTKAKLPNRSRLQIVGCCNGLLCLYDLDSTKSLYVVNPMTGDYVHSPPKLKMERRHVTKVGAVQGFGFGPVTNQYKVIRVIKKKVSHPNEHYESLGEIFTPGTNRWRRIGKPPFPANKEFYGVPLNGAIHWIANDEIPNSKLICAFDIDSEKLRPLSLPPDFDKNPEGMMLGILGSFFYICNTYSDLNLDIWVMKIYGVEESWTKQVVIARNSLEPDFREIRPMMILKDGNVLILRDDKNLELYDPRLKKFGKIEIKGVSSIWDAVTYVASYGSLRDIVKRECVRDLYVKSK; encoded by the coding sequence ATGAAATTCAATTACACCAAGGCAAAACTTCCAAACCGTTCTCGCTTGCAAATAGTGGGCTGTTGTAATGGTTTGCTTTGTTTGTATGATTTAGATTCCACAAAAAGTTTGTATGTTGTCAATCCTATGACTGGTGATTACGTTCATTCTCCTCCGAAACTCAAGATGGAAAGACGACATGTCACAAAGGTTGGGGCGGTTCAAGGGTTTGGTTTTGGTCCAGTAACCAATCAATACAAGGTGATAAGAGTTATTAAGAAGAAGGTGTCTCATCCTAATGAACACTATGAGTCATTGGGCGAAATTTTCACTCCTGGAACTAACAGGTGGAGGAGAATAGGGAAACCCCCATTCCCGGCTAATAAGGAATTCTATGGCGTTCCGCTCAATGGTGCTATTCACTGGATTGCCAATGATGAGATCCCTAACTCAAAATTAATATGTGCTTTTGACATTGATAGTGAAAAACTAAGGCCACTTTCGCTGCCTCCTGACTTTGACAAAAACCCGGAAGGGATGATGCTGGGGATTTTAGGGAGTTTTTTCTATATATGTAACACTTATTCTGATCTCAATCTTGATATCTGGGTGATGAAGATATATGGAGTAGAGGAGTCATGGACTAAGCAAGTTGTAATCGCTAGAAACTCACTTGAGCCAGATTTTCGTGAAATTAGACCGATGATGATTTTGAAGGATGGAAACGTTTTGATCTTACGTGATGACAAGAATTTGGAGTTGTATGATCCAAGATTGAAGAAATTTGGCAAAATCGAGATAAAAGGAGTTTCGTCCATCTGGGATGCTGTCACTTATGTTGCAAGCTATGGTTCACTAAGGGACATTGTGAAGAGAGAATGTGTTAGGGATCTATATGTCAAGTCAAAGTGA